In one window of Thiobacillus sp. DNA:
- a CDS encoding nitrate reductase subunit alpha, giving the protein MSHFLDRLTYFTHPREPFSNGHGTMTIEDRKWEDAYRNRWRHDKVVRSTHGVNCTGGCSWKIFVKNGLVSFEMQQTDYPRTRDDLPNHEPRGCQRGASFSWYLYSPHRIKYPMIRGRLLDLYRAERKSGKDPVEAWAAIQADNAKRDKYVRVRGLGGFVRTTWDEVLEITAAANVHTIQKWGPDRIYGFSPIPAMSMISYAAGSRYLSLIGGYCGSFYDWYCDLPAASPQTWGEQTDVPEAADWYNSTYLIITGANLPMTRTPDAHFAIETRYKGTKIVSMAPDYAEYVKFADLWMPVRQGTDSAAFLAMGHVALKEFYIEQQNPYFQEYARKYTDMPMQVVLRKHGEGYVTDRNLRASDLGGMNETNNPEWKTIVWDEFSGGFVVPNGSIGFRWGEEGKWNLLEKQSDGANMCAELTCQGKTGSEVVSVGFPHFNPDEPELLFRNVPARKIKLADGSEAYVASVFDLTIAQYGIDRGLGGGNVAKSYGQADVAYTPAWAAKVTGVKAADIERTGREFADNAAKTKGKSMVIMGAAINHWYHNDMSYRSIMNLLHICGCVGQTGGGWAHYVGQEKLRPQAGWAPIAFGLDWNRPPRQMNSTSYWYFHTDQWRYEAVKADELLSPAGKNRNKGYSLADYNVAATRMGWLPSAPHFNRNPLDLVADAEKNGATDEAGVAKHVVEQLKSGALDVAFADPDNPVNWPRNLIVWRANLIGTSAKGHEYFLKHLLGAQNGVLQEGGDGKDNKEVKWHEQGPTGKLDLMVDINFRLNSTGAYSDIILPTATWYEKHDLNTTDMHPFIHPLSEAVSPGWESKSDWQIFKALAKKFSGLAGKHLGVKRDLVALPMQHDSPFEMAQPLGQVKDWKKGECEPVPGKTMPLLKVVERDFASTYSKFIGLGPLMVKIGNNVKGIDWNTEQEYKELASLNRTVTEPGVSLGMPSLEEDIAVCDSVMRMAPETNGEVAHKSWSALSKKTGIDHHHLYAGRHEDKITFRDIQAQPRKIITAPTWSGIESEHVSYTAGYTNIHEHIPFRTLTGRAHFYQDHEWFLDFGEGFCVFKPPVDMKANEKVPAGVLKKPHLKLSWITPHSKWGIHSTYQDNLRMLNLFRGGPYVWISEDDAKSVGIADNDWVEAINANGATMARAVVSQRVPRGMAMMYHAQEKNVNVPGSPSTGKRGGILNSVTRVIVKPTNMVGGYVQLAYGFNYYGTVGCQRDEVVVLHRIEDQSIDWLERPLTPEREGQRNPPGIGPK; this is encoded by the coding sequence ATGAGTCACTTTCTGGACCGACTGACCTACTTCACCCATCCCCGGGAGCCTTTCTCCAACGGCCACGGCACCATGACCATCGAGGACCGCAAGTGGGAGGATGCCTATCGCAACCGCTGGCGCCACGACAAGGTGGTGCGCTCCACCCACGGCGTGAACTGCACCGGCGGCTGTTCCTGGAAGATCTTCGTGAAGAACGGCCTGGTGTCCTTCGAGATGCAGCAGACGGACTATCCCCGCACCCGGGACGACCTGCCCAACCATGAGCCCCGGGGCTGCCAGCGGGGCGCCTCCTTCTCCTGGTACCTGTACTCGCCCCACCGCATCAAGTACCCCATGATCCGGGGCCGCCTGCTGGATCTGTACCGGGCCGAGCGCAAGTCGGGCAAGGACCCGGTGGAAGCCTGGGCCGCCATCCAGGCCGACAACGCCAAGCGCGACAAGTATGTGCGGGTGCGGGGCCTGGGCGGCTTCGTGCGCACCACCTGGGACGAGGTGCTGGAGATCACCGCCGCCGCCAACGTGCATACCATCCAGAAATGGGGCCCGGACCGTATCTACGGCTTCTCCCCCATCCCGGCCATGTCCATGATCTCCTACGCCGCCGGCAGCCGTTACCTCAGCCTCATCGGCGGCTACTGCGGCTCCTTCTACGACTGGTACTGCGACCTGCCCGCCGCCAGCCCCCAGACCTGGGGCGAGCAGACCGACGTGCCCGAGGCGGCGGACTGGTACAACTCCACGTACCTGATCATCACCGGCGCCAACCTGCCCATGACCCGGACGCCGGACGCCCACTTCGCCATCGAGACCCGCTACAAGGGCACCAAGATCGTGTCCATGGCGCCAGACTACGCCGAATACGTGAAGTTCGCCGACCTGTGGATGCCCGTGCGCCAGGGTACGGACTCCGCCGCCTTCCTGGCCATGGGCCATGTGGCTTTGAAGGAGTTCTACATCGAGCAGCAGAACCCCTACTTCCAGGAATACGCCCGCAAGTACACCGACATGCCCATGCAGGTGGTGCTGCGCAAGCACGGCGAGGGTTATGTGACGGACCGCAACCTGCGGGCCTCCGACCTGGGCGGCATGAACGAGACCAACAACCCGGAATGGAAGACCATCGTCTGGGACGAGTTTTCCGGCGGCTTCGTGGTGCCCAACGGTTCCATCGGTTTCCGCTGGGGCGAGGAGGGCAAGTGGAACCTGCTGGAGAAGCAGTCCGATGGCGCCAACATGTGCGCCGAGCTCACCTGCCAGGGCAAGACCGGCAGCGAGGTGGTGTCCGTGGGCTTCCCCCACTTCAACCCGGACGAGCCTGAGCTGCTGTTCCGCAACGTGCCCGCCCGCAAGATCAAGCTGGCGGACGGGAGCGAGGCCTATGTGGCCTCCGTGTTCGACCTGACCATCGCCCAGTACGGCATCGACCGGGGCCTGGGCGGCGGCAACGTGGCCAAGTCCTACGGCCAGGCCGATGTGGCCTATACCCCCGCCTGGGCCGCCAAGGTCACCGGCGTGAAGGCCGCCGACATCGAGCGCACCGGCCGGGAGTTCGCCGACAACGCCGCCAAGACCAAGGGCAAATCCATGGTCATCATGGGCGCGGCCATCAACCACTGGTACCACAACGACATGTCCTACCGCAGCATCATGAACCTGCTGCACATCTGCGGTTGCGTGGGCCAGACGGGCGGCGGCTGGGCCCACTACGTAGGCCAGGAGAAGCTGCGGCCCCAGGCGGGCTGGGCGCCCATCGCCTTCGGCCTGGACTGGAACCGTCCGCCCCGGCAGATGAACTCCACCTCCTACTGGTACTTCCACACGGACCAGTGGCGCTACGAGGCGGTGAAGGCGGACGAGCTGCTGTCTCCCGCCGGCAAGAACCGCAACAAGGGCTATTCCCTGGCCGACTACAACGTGGCCGCCACCCGCATGGGCTGGTTGCCATCCGCGCCCCACTTCAACCGCAACCCCCTGGACCTGGTGGCGGATGCCGAGAAGAACGGCGCCACCGACGAGGCCGGCGTGGCCAAGCACGTGGTGGAACAGCTCAAGTCCGGCGCCCTGGACGTGGCCTTCGCCGACCCGGACAACCCGGTGAACTGGCCCCGCAACCTCATCGTCTGGCGCGCCAACCTCATCGGCACCTCCGCCAAGGGCCACGAGTACTTCCTCAAGCACCTGCTGGGGGCCCAGAACGGCGTCCTGCAGGAGGGCGGCGACGGCAAGGACAACAAGGAGGTGAAGTGGCACGAGCAGGGCCCCACCGGCAAGCTGGACCTGATGGTGGACATCAACTTCCGCCTCAATTCCACCGGCGCCTACTCGGACATCATCCTGCCCACCGCCACCTGGTACGAGAAGCATGACCTCAACACCACGGACATGCATCCCTTCATCCACCCCCTCTCCGAGGCGGTGAGCCCGGGCTGGGAGTCCAAGTCCGACTGGCAGATCTTCAAGGCCCTGGCCAAGAAGTTCTCCGGCCTGGCGGGCAAGCACCTGGGCGTGAAACGTGACCTGGTGGCCCTGCCCATGCAGCACGACTCCCCCTTCGAGATGGCCCAGCCCCTGGGCCAGGTGAAGGACTGGAAGAAAGGCGAGTGCGAACCCGTCCCCGGCAAGACCATGCCCCTGTTGAAGGTGGTGGAGCGGGACTTCGCCAGCACCTACAGCAAGTTCATCGGCCTTGGCCCCCTCATGGTCAAGATCGGCAACAACGTCAAGGGTATCGACTGGAACACCGAGCAGGAATACAAGGAGCTGGCCAGCCTCAACCGCACCGTCACCGAGCCCGGCGTCTCCCTGGGCATGCCCAGCCTGGAGGAGGACATTGCCGTGTGCGATTCGGTGATGCGCATGGCGCCGGAGACCAACGGCGAGGTGGCCCACAAGTCCTGGTCGGCCTTGAGCAAGAAGACCGGTATCGACCACCACCACCTGTATGCCGGCCGCCACGAGGACAAGATCACCTTCCGCGACATCCAGGCCCAGCCGCGCAAGATCATCACCGCGCCCACCTGGTCCGGGATCGAGTCGGAGCACGTGTCCTACACCGCCGGCTACACCAACATCCACGAGCACATCCCGTTCCGCACCCTCACGGGCCGTGCCCACTTCTACCAGGACCACGAGTGGTTCCTGGACTTCGGCGAGGGCTTCTGCGTGTTCAAGCCGCCCGTCGACATGAAGGCCAACGAGAAGGTGCCGGCCGGCGTGCTGAAGAAGCCTCACCTGAAGTTGTCCTGGATCACCCCCCACTCCAAGTGGGGCATCCACTCCACCTACCAGGACAACCTGCGCATGCTGAACCTGTTCCGCGGCGGCCCCTACGTGTGGATCTCCGAGGACGACGCCAAGAGCGTTGGGATTGCGGACAACGACTGGGTGGAGGCCATCAATGCCAACGGCGCCACCATGGCCCGGGCGGTGGTGAGCCAGCGGGTGCCCAGGGGCATGGCCATGATGTACCACGCCCAGGAGAAGAACGTGAACGTGCCCGGTTCACCTTCCACCGGCAAGCGCGGCGGCATCCTCAACTCCGTCACCCGGGTCATCGTCAAGCCCACCAACATGGTGGGTGGCTACGTGCAGCTGGCCTATGGCTTCAACTACTACGGCACCGTGGGCTGCCAGCGGGACGAGGTGGTGGTGCTGCACCGGATTGAGGACCAGAGCATCGACTGGCTGGAGCGGCCGCTGACCCCGGAGCGGGAAGGGCAGCGCAACCCGCCTGGTATCGGTCCGAAATGA
- a CDS encoding antiporter: MSVNIEKWDVEDQKFWESTGKNIANRNLWISIPSLLLGFAIWLMWGIITVQMLNLGFPFTKDDMFGLTAIAGLSGATLRIPSSFFIRLSGGRNTIFLTTALLMIPAIGTGIALQDKTTPLWVFQLMALLSGIGGGNFACSMSNISTFFPKRLQGTALGLNAGLGNFGVTTMQILIPLVMTAGIFGAFAGGSMELVKDSGWIMGKIVAGTPTWIQNAGWVWMLALIPLAFLGFFGMNNLKPISPAIGSTLSAFIKILWLYGLAASVAAVGLYLYLPVKAGGLELLNMWVALPLIMISTLLLMRLFAIGEMKAGIQKQFAIFSNKHTWSMTALYVVTFGSFIGFSAAVPLAITVIFGDTHVLDAATQTWVHTKNPNAPSALTYAWIGPFVGALIRPVGGWISDKVGGSIVTQIISVVMVVASAYAGHVMMQSYQSATPEMYFTQFMVVFVVLFAASGIGNGSTFRTVGVIFDRAQAGPVLGWTSAVAAYGSFIAPVVIGGQLKAGTPENAMYGFALFYALCLVLNWWFYLRKGSEIRNP; encoded by the coding sequence ATGAGTGTAAATATCGAAAAATGGGACGTGGAGGACCAGAAGTTCTGGGAATCCACGGGCAAGAACATCGCCAACCGCAACCTGTGGATTTCCATTCCCAGTCTGCTGCTCGGATTCGCCATCTGGCTGATGTGGGGCATCATCACCGTGCAGATGCTGAACCTGGGCTTCCCCTTCACCAAGGATGACATGTTCGGCCTCACCGCCATCGCGGGCTTGTCCGGTGCCACCCTGCGCATCCCGTCCTCGTTTTTCATTCGCCTCTCCGGCGGTCGCAACACCATCTTCCTGACCACCGCGTTGCTGATGATTCCGGCCATCGGCACCGGTATCGCATTGCAGGACAAGACCACGCCTTTGTGGGTGTTCCAGTTGATGGCGCTGCTCTCCGGCATTGGCGGCGGCAACTTCGCCTGCTCCATGTCCAACATCAGCACCTTCTTCCCCAAGCGCCTGCAGGGTACGGCCCTGGGCCTGAACGCGGGTCTGGGCAACTTCGGCGTCACCACCATGCAGATACTGATTCCCCTGGTGATGACCGCCGGCATCTTCGGCGCCTTCGCCGGCGGCTCCATGGAACTGGTCAAGGATTCCGGCTGGATCATGGGCAAGATCGTCGCCGGCACGCCCACCTGGATTCAGAACGCCGGCTGGGTGTGGATGCTGGCCCTGATTCCGCTGGCTTTCCTGGGCTTCTTCGGCATGAACAACCTGAAGCCGATTTCGCCCGCCATCGGTTCCACGCTCAGCGCCTTCATCAAGATTCTGTGGCTGTACGGCCTGGCCGCCAGCGTCGCGGCAGTGGGTCTGTACCTTTACCTGCCGGTGAAGGCAGGCGGCCTGGAATTGCTCAACATGTGGGTGGCGCTGCCGCTGATCATGATCAGCACCCTGTTGCTGATGCGCCTATTCGCCATCGGTGAAATGAAGGCGGGCATCCAGAAGCAGTTCGCCATCTTCTCCAACAAGCACACCTGGTCGATGACCGCGCTGTATGTTGTGACCTTCGGCTCCTTCATCGGATTTTCCGCCGCCGTGCCGCTGGCCATCACGGTGATCTTCGGTGATACCCATGTGCTGGATGCCGCCACCCAGACCTGGGTCCACACCAAGAACCCCAATGCGCCTTCCGCGCTGACCTATGCCTGGATCGGCCCCTTCGTCGGTGCCCTGATCCGTCCTGTAGGCGGATGGATTTCCGACAAGGTGGGCGGCTCCATCGTCACCCAGATCATTTCCGTGGTCATGGTGGTGGCATCCGCCTACGCCGGCCACGTCATGATGCAGTCATATCAGTCGGCTACCCCGGAGATGTACTTCACCCAGTTCATGGTGGTGTTCGTCGTGCTGTTCGCTGCTTCCGGCATCGGCAACGGCTCCACCTTCCGCACCGTGGGGGTGATCTTTGATCGCGCCCAGGCCGGCCCCGTGCTGGGCTGGACCTCCGCCGTGGCCGCCTACGGTTCCTTCATCGCCCCCGTGGTCATCGGCGGCCAGTTGAAGGCCGGCACGCCGGAAAACGCCATGTATGGCTTCGCCCTCTTCTACGCCCTGTGCCTGGTGCTGAACTGGTGGTTCTACCTGCGCAAGGGGTCGGAGATCCGGAACCCCTGA
- a CDS encoding NarK/NasA family nitrate transporter, whose amino-acid sequence MTPVAQKQLSVLVMSTLAFTVCFAVWMMFAVIGIPIKTQLGLNETQFGILVATPVLTGSLIRLPLGMWTDKFGGRIVFFALMLATVVPIWLIEFATEFWHFLTIGLFVGLAGGSFSVGIAYCARWYEKSRQGMAMGVFGAGNSGAALTKLVAPAIVVAYGWTMVPQVYAAAMLVTAILFWFFTYDDPAHRVPGHITVREQLQALKDPAVWKYCQYYSIVFGGYVALALWMTKYYVSEYGFDLKTAAFLAACFSLPGGVLRAVGGWMSDKWGAHRVTWWVLWVSWICLFIMSYPQTEFTVKTVSGPVTYNIHLGPEIFTALLFTVGVAFAFGKASVFKYISDEYPHNIGVISGIVGLMGGMGGFLLPIMFGALVDLTGIRSSAFMLMYGVVWVSLIWMYTTEVRKMDLIKKPRVAVDTME is encoded by the coding sequence ATGACACCTGTCGCCCAGAAGCAGCTTTCAGTCCTGGTCATGAGCACGCTGGCCTTCACCGTGTGCTTTGCCGTGTGGATGATGTTTGCCGTCATCGGCATTCCCATCAAGACTCAGTTGGGACTCAACGAGACCCAGTTCGGCATCCTGGTGGCCACGCCGGTGCTCACGGGTTCCCTTATCCGCCTGCCCCTGGGCATGTGGACTGACAAGTTCGGTGGCCGCATCGTCTTCTTCGCCCTGATGCTGGCCACGGTGGTGCCCATCTGGCTCATCGAGTTCGCCACCGAGTTCTGGCACTTCCTTACCATCGGCCTCTTCGTGGGCCTGGCAGGCGGCTCCTTCTCGGTGGGCATCGCCTACTGCGCCCGCTGGTATGAGAAGTCGCGCCAGGGCATGGCCATGGGCGTGTTCGGCGCGGGCAACTCCGGCGCGGCCCTCACCAAGCTGGTGGCGCCGGCCATTGTCGTGGCCTACGGCTGGACCATGGTGCCCCAGGTGTATGCCGCCGCCATGCTGGTGACGGCCATCCTGTTCTGGTTCTTCACCTACGACGATCCCGCCCACCGGGTGCCCGGCCACATCACCGTGCGCGAACAGCTCCAGGCTCTGAAGGACCCTGCGGTGTGGAAGTACTGTCAGTACTACTCCATCGTATTCGGGGGCTATGTGGCCCTGGCCTTGTGGATGACCAAGTACTACGTCAGCGAGTACGGCTTCGATCTCAAGACCGCGGCTTTCCTGGCGGCCTGCTTCTCCCTGCCTGGTGGCGTGCTGCGGGCCGTGGGGGGCTGGATGTCGGACAAGTGGGGTGCCCACCGCGTCACCTGGTGGGTGCTGTGGGTGTCCTGGATCTGCCTGTTCATCATGTCCTACCCCCAGACCGAGTTTACAGTGAAGACCGTTTCCGGCCCGGTGACCTACAACATCCACCTCGGCCCGGAAATATTCACCGCCCTGCTGTTCACCGTGGGCGTGGCCTTCGCTTTCGGCAAGGCATCGGTGTTCAAGTACATCTCCGACGAGTACCCCCACAACATCGGCGTCATCTCCGGAATCGTGGGGCTCATGGGCGGCATGGGTGGCTTCCTGCTGCCCATCATGTTCGGCGCCCTGGTGGACCTCACCGGCATCCGATCCTCAGCCTTCATGCTCATGTACGGCGTGGTCTGGGTATCCCTGATCTGGATGTACACCACCGAGGTCCGCAAGATGGACCTGATCAAGAAGCCACGCGTTGCAGTGGACACCATGGAATGA
- a CDS encoding type IV pili methyl-accepting chemotaxis transducer N-terminal domain-containing protein, producing the protein MFTKARQVLRLPSRKALSRSLLLRMGGAIAAIAMLALLGMSVSGLVAESTQGSGEAINRAGSLRMQAWKMAAQYVAVPPGGNGHARWQLKETIHRFDETLDDPAIRSMLPRVGESVVNHTYGQIRDEWRTSFRPRFMGVAEGAALPADGAERDRLLRDTSLFVGRINQLVKQMEDSTEAKILVMRMVLGGALLITVLVVLLTIWLIHTQLVQPLRKLLALAASVGHGDLTARTEHTGEDELGELGRAFNLMAEDLSKLYQDLESRVQQKTSELTRSNQSLELLYHSIARLHGAPPGKAVYLALLRDIEQLLGLGHGIICLGDQGGGSGVAVASTMQNGEASPCDKAECLWCHGADQTRFSIVSDFHRRLTLPLADAEKQYGVLILDIPEGRQLEAWQIQLLEALSRHIGVAIGAERRIEQNRRVALLEERAVIARELHDSLAQSLAYMRIQVSRLQLTLKDPSKRGEADQVLLELREGMSSAYRQLRELLTTFRLKMEGQDLSSALRQTVEEFIERGELAIDLTIDLDGCPLSPNEEIHVLHIVREALSNVLNHAQARHAWISLACQEEGEVQVTVKDDGVGIEKSADVHHYGMTIMEERARTLAGVIAVTPRTQGGTRVTLSFRPTSRRANNTSTTAPLRRFEA; encoded by the coding sequence ATGTTTACCAAGGCCAGGCAAGTGCTCCGGCTGCCTTCACGCAAGGCCCTGAGCCGCTCCCTGCTGCTGCGCATGGGTGGCGCCATCGCCGCCATCGCCATGCTGGCGCTGCTTGGAATGTCGGTTTCGGGCCTGGTGGCGGAATCCACCCAGGGTAGCGGCGAGGCCATCAACCGTGCCGGCAGCCTGCGTATGCAGGCCTGGAAGATGGCCGCCCAGTACGTGGCAGTACCCCCGGGCGGCAACGGCCATGCCCGGTGGCAACTCAAGGAAACCATCCACAGGTTTGATGAGACCCTGGACGACCCGGCCATCAGGTCCATGCTTCCCCGGGTGGGCGAATCAGTCGTCAACCACACTTATGGCCAGATACGGGATGAATGGCGGACAAGCTTCCGGCCCCGCTTCATGGGGGTGGCGGAGGGCGCTGCCTTGCCAGCCGATGGTGCCGAACGGGACAGACTGCTGCGGGACACCTCCCTATTCGTTGGCCGCATCAACCAACTGGTGAAGCAGATGGAGGACTCCACCGAGGCCAAGATCCTGGTCATGCGCATGGTGCTGGGGGGTGCCCTCCTCATCACCGTGCTGGTGGTGCTGCTCACCATATGGCTCATTCATACCCAGCTGGTGCAGCCCTTGCGCAAACTCCTGGCCCTGGCCGCCAGCGTGGGCCATGGCGACCTGACTGCCCGCACCGAGCACACGGGGGAGGACGAGCTGGGCGAACTGGGACGGGCCTTCAACCTCATGGCGGAAGACCTCTCCAAGCTCTACCAGGACCTGGAGTCCCGCGTGCAGCAAAAGACCTCGGAGCTCACCCGCAGCAACCAATCCCTGGAACTGCTCTACCACTCCATCGCCCGACTCCATGGCGCCCCCCCAGGCAAGGCCGTCTACCTGGCCCTGCTGAGGGACATCGAGCAGTTGCTGGGCCTGGGCCACGGCATCATCTGTCTGGGTGATCAGGGCGGCGGCAGCGGCGTGGCGGTGGCCAGCACCATGCAGAACGGCGAGGCCAGCCCCTGCGACAAGGCCGAATGCCTGTGGTGCCATGGCGCGGACCAGACCCGCTTCAGCATTGTCAGCGATTTCCACCGCCGCCTCACCCTGCCCCTGGCGGATGCGGAAAAACAGTACGGCGTACTCATCCTGGACATCCCGGAAGGCCGCCAGCTGGAGGCCTGGCAAATCCAGTTGCTGGAGGCCCTGTCCCGCCACATCGGGGTAGCCATCGGCGCGGAGCGGCGCATCGAGCAGAACCGCCGCGTGGCCCTCCTAGAGGAACGGGCGGTTATCGCCCGTGAGCTGCACGACTCCCTGGCCCAGTCCCTGGCCTACATGCGCATCCAGGTCAGCCGCCTGCAACTGACCCTGAAAGACCCATCCAAGCGCGGCGAGGCGGATCAGGTGCTGCTGGAATTGCGGGAAGGCATGAGCAGCGCCTACCGCCAATTGCGGGAACTGCTCACCACGTTCCGCCTCAAGATGGAAGGCCAGGACCTGTCCTCCGCCCTGCGCCAGACCGTGGAGGAATTTATCGAGCGCGGCGAGTTGGCCATCGACCTGACCATCGACCTTGACGGCTGTCCCCTCTCCCCCAATGAAGAGATCCATGTCCTGCATATCGTGCGGGAGGCCCTGTCCAACGTGCTCAACCACGCTCAAGCCCGCCACGCATGGATCAGCCTGGCCTGCCAGGAAGAGGGAGAGGTTCAGGTAACTGTCAAGGATGACGGCGTGGGTATCGAGAAAAGCGCGGACGTGCACCACTACGGCATGACCATCATGGAGGAAAGGGCCCGCACCCTGGCCGGCGTGATTGCCGTCACACCCCGCACCCAAGGTGGCACCCGGGTCACTCTTTCCTTCAGGCCCACCAGCCGCCGCGCCAACAACACCAGTACCACCGCGCCACTCCGGAGATTCGAAGCATGA